The following coding sequences lie in one Halorarum halophilum genomic window:
- a CDS encoding flippase activity-associated protein Agl23 — protein MSDTGDRRTSPRRRPDRVALAVAGLALLALVARFVALGDRPFHWDEGRVGYWTLRYLESGAYEYRPVAGGPFLYLVNRHVFGLFGATDTTARAVVALVGGLLPLAALLFRGALRDDETVALAGLLAFEPLLLYYSRFLRGDVPAAAFGFVAVGGAVRYRRTGERWALYLAAAAVALAFASSGFAVAYPVLWLAGGLLVLDEARVRGVPGAAVTRLRGSVVWYREHATPLARALFVFLGVFLLLFAPRAGGPGTGLFNPGTFPEVVTWTFAGSAERFSQLRIAARIDLGYPGGREFVPALAGYVRTLLATSWPVVVLGLLGFLGERYRRESRGIVAFGAYVAGLGVLFFAIASMYSETWAAVHVLPWLALPAAVALAGGARVLLARAEGADPARLVVVLLVVAVVAAGAGTAVAGAYGPPEPRSPFAQFGQPADDPDAMLTAAEGAMAGNSAGPDVAYVGEELATGQEYDRPPVSPSDQAAWGARLPLQWYFERLDAEVTSVREPSQLANEAPPVVVTKPANRVAVTDRLGGGYEAFELRLGLWNRKVVVFVAR, from the coding sequence ATGTCGGACACCGGGGACCGCCGGACGTCGCCCCGTCGACGCCCGGATCGTGTCGCCCTCGCGGTCGCCGGCCTCGCCCTCCTCGCGCTCGTCGCCCGATTCGTCGCCCTCGGCGACCGCCCGTTCCACTGGGACGAGGGCCGCGTCGGGTACTGGACGCTCCGGTACCTCGAGTCGGGCGCCTACGAGTACCGCCCGGTCGCCGGCGGCCCGTTCCTCTACCTGGTCAACCGCCACGTGTTCGGACTGTTCGGCGCCACCGATACCACGGCCCGCGCCGTCGTCGCGCTCGTCGGCGGCCTCCTCCCGCTCGCCGCGCTGCTGTTCCGGGGGGCGCTCCGCGACGACGAGACCGTCGCGCTCGCCGGCCTGCTCGCGTTCGAACCGCTCCTGCTGTACTACTCGCGCTTCCTCCGCGGCGACGTCCCCGCTGCTGCGTTCGGGTTCGTCGCCGTCGGCGGCGCCGTCCGGTACCGCCGAACCGGCGAGCGCTGGGCGCTGTACCTGGCCGCCGCGGCCGTCGCGCTCGCGTTCGCGTCCTCCGGGTTCGCCGTCGCCTACCCGGTGCTCTGGCTCGCCGGCGGCCTGCTGGTGCTCGACGAGGCGCGCGTCCGGGGCGTCCCCGGGGCGGCCGTCACGCGGCTCCGCGGATCGGTCGTCTGGTACCGGGAGCACGCGACGCCGCTCGCCCGCGCCCTGTTCGTCTTCCTCGGCGTCTTCCTCCTCCTCTTCGCGCCCCGCGCGGGCGGGCCGGGGACGGGGCTGTTCAACCCGGGGACGTTCCCCGAGGTCGTCACCTGGACGTTCGCCGGGTCGGCCGAGCGGTTCTCGCAGCTCCGCATCGCCGCCCGCATCGACCTCGGTTATCCCGGCGGGCGCGAGTTCGTCCCGGCGCTCGCCGGGTACGTCCGGACGCTCCTCGCCACGTCGTGGCCGGTCGTCGTCCTCGGGCTCCTCGGGTTCCTCGGGGAGCGCTACCGGAGGGAGTCCCGGGGGATCGTCGCCTTCGGCGCGTACGTCGCGGGCCTCGGGGTGCTGTTCTTCGCCATCGCGTCGATGTACTCCGAGACGTGGGCCGCCGTTCACGTGCTCCCGTGGCTCGCGCTTCCCGCCGCGGTGGCGCTCGCGGGGGGTGCGCGCGTGCTCCTCGCCAGGGCGGAGGGGGCCGACCCGGCCCGCCTGGTGGTGGTCCTGCTCGTCGTAGCCGTGGTCGCCGCCGGCGCGGGAACGGCCGTCGCGGGCGCCTACGGGCCTCCGGAGCCACGGTCGCCGTTCGCGCAGTTCGGTCAGCCTGCCGACGATCCGGACGCCATGCTCACGGCCGCCGAGGGCGCGATGGCGGGCAACTCGGCCGGCCCCGACGTGGCGTACGTCGGGGAGGAACTCGCCACCGGGCAGGAGTACGACCGGCCGCCGGTGTCGCCGTCGGACCAGGCGGCGTGGGGCGCTCGGCTCCCGCTACAGTGGTACTTCGAGCGGCTGGACGCGGAGGTGACGAGCGTGCGGGAGCCCTCGCAACTCGCGAACGAGGCGCCGCCGGTCGTGGTGACGAAGCCAGCCAACCGCGTCGCGGTGACCGACCGACTCGGTGGCGGCTACGAGGCGTTCGAACTCCGACTCGGTCTGTGGAACAGGAAGGTCGTCGTGTTCGTGGCGAGGTAG
- a CDS encoding universal stress protein, with product MYDDILVPTDGSAAADAAVEHAVTLAERFDATLHALYVVDSTAYSSLEAGSQMVAEALEDEGEAAVDRIAAAANDADLPVVESVVSGTAYRSILEYAGEEDIDLITMGTHGRRGIDRYLLGSVTERVVRSADQPVLTVRYHKDEAE from the coding sequence ATGTACGACGACATCCTCGTTCCGACCGACGGGAGCGCGGCCGCGGACGCGGCCGTCGAACACGCTGTGACGCTCGCGGAGCGGTTCGACGCGACGCTCCACGCGCTCTACGTCGTGGACTCGACCGCGTACTCCTCGCTGGAGGCCGGCAGCCAGATGGTCGCCGAGGCGCTGGAGGACGAGGGCGAGGCCGCCGTCGACCGCATCGCGGCGGCGGCCAACGACGCCGACCTGCCGGTCGTCGAGTCGGTCGTCTCCGGGACGGCGTACCGCTCCATCCTCGAGTACGCCGGCGAAGAGGACATCGACCTCATCACGATGGGCACCCACGGCCGACGCGGCATCGACCGCTACCTGCTCGGGAGCGTCACCGAGCGGGTCGTCCGCTCGGCCGACCAGCCCGTGCTCACGGTCAGGTACCATAAGGACGAGGCGGAGTAG